In Archangium violaceum, the following are encoded in one genomic region:
- a CDS encoding P-loop NTPase yields the protein MIAVGGGKGGIGKSLVSANLGVALASRGQRVLLVDADLGGANLHTCLGVGQPTATLSDFMLRPKARLEDVIVPTGVPNLSLIAGALDVLDAANIKYAQKQRLLRGLQTQTVDYLIIDLGAGSSFNTLDFFIIADHGVLVLLPEPTSVENAYRFVKAAFYRRLQQVESEYGIERLVEKALSTREGAARTPFQIIQHVRQHSPTLADRLEKELAAFRVKLVLNQARTDGDLNVGAAVVSAWKKFFGLEMDDLGAIRYDDEAWRAVRRRRPIVLDKPESPAAMGIQSIANRLLALDGVTG from the coding sequence ATCATCGCGGTGGGAGGCGGGAAGGGCGGCATCGGCAAGTCACTCGTCTCCGCCAACCTCGGCGTCGCGCTGGCCTCTCGGGGTCAGCGCGTCCTGCTGGTGGACGCGGACCTGGGTGGCGCCAACCTGCACACCTGTCTGGGTGTCGGTCAGCCCACGGCCACGTTGTCGGACTTCATGCTGCGCCCCAAGGCGCGGCTGGAGGACGTCATCGTCCCCACGGGAGTGCCCAACCTGTCGCTGATCGCCGGCGCGCTGGACGTGCTGGACGCGGCCAACATCAAGTACGCCCAGAAGCAGCGCCTGCTGCGCGGCCTGCAGACCCAGACGGTGGACTACCTCATCATCGACCTGGGCGCGGGCTCCAGCTTCAACACGCTCGACTTCTTCATCATCGCCGACCACGGCGTGCTGGTGCTGCTGCCCGAGCCCACCTCGGTGGAGAACGCCTACCGCTTCGTCAAGGCCGCCTTCTACCGGCGGTTGCAGCAGGTGGAGTCGGAGTACGGCATCGAGCGTCTGGTGGAGAAGGCCCTGTCCACCCGCGAGGGCGCCGCGCGCACGCCCTTCCAGATCATCCAGCACGTGCGCCAGCACAGCCCCACGCTGGCCGACAGGCTCGAGAAGGAGCTGGCCGCCTTCCGCGTGAAGCTGGTGCTCAACCAGGCCCGTACCGATGGCGACCTGAACGTGGGCGCCGCGGTGGTGTCCGCCTGGAAGAAGTTCTTCGGCCTGGAGATGGATGACCTGGGGGCCATCCGCTACGACGACGAGGCCTGGCGCGCGGTGCGCAGGCGCCGGCCCATCGTCCTCGACAAGCCCGAGTCTCCTGCCGCCA